The sequence below is a genomic window from Polaribacter vadi.
TAAAATTAGTACCATTTTCTTCAAATCGAAATGTATTAGATAAATTATATAAAAATTTCACACCTCCATATATTCGCCAAAAATCGTATTTTTTTGCTGTTGATGTTCTCCATCTCAATTCAATTGGTAATTCTAAATTATGTGATGTAAAAATATTTGAGGCTAAATCAGCACCAGTATCAAAGCTAGTTCCTGTATTTAGTTCCTCAACTTTAAGTTCATGATTAAAGAAATCGAATCCATAACCAACACCAGCTGCAAAAGAAATATTTCCTCTTTTATTTAAGATAATATCTTTCATAAAACCAGCAGACACTGCATAAGAAAAATTACTTCTACTTATAGTTGTAGGTTGATTATTAAACTGCGCATAGGAAACCGAAAAATAAATTTGATCATCTGCATAGCTATCTCCTAATTGTAATGAATCTTTCTGAGCAGAAAGTTTGGTTATAGAAATTATAAAAAGACCAATGTAAATTATATTTTTCATTATATGATAATTGAAATTAAATATACATTATTTGTAAATTAAATCTTTATTTTTTTAAATAAAAAAAAGGATAACTCTTTCGAATTATCCTTTTATATAAAATAGTTTGTTTTTAATTTTTCGCATCAGGTGTAGAAGAATAGTTAATTTTAAGAGCATTTACATCTCTTAATTTTAATCTGATATCTATAATTGTACCTACATTAGATCGTCTGTCTGCTTTAATAGAAGTAGTCATAAAAGGAACTAATTTCTCAGCTATTTTATCTCTTTTACCTAAAATAAAAGCTGGAACTTGATCTGCAGTAGATATTTTATCATTCAATTGAATTTTATTATAACCTGCTCCATCTCTATTAGTATCTGTAGACTTCCCAACATAAATTGTACTTACCAAGCTTTTGTCTTCTAATTTTTTAATTTCAGTTGCACTAGGTAATACAGGATTTTCTATTCTTAAATCTGTCTCTCTCATAGTAGTTGTTACCATGAAGAAGAATAATAGCATAAAAACGATATCTGGAAGTGATGCAGTGTTTACTGCAGGCATTCCCTTTTTCTTCTTTCTAAATTTAGACATACTTTAAATTTTATAATTAATTATGATGTTGGCTCCATATCAGAAATAATTTGAGGATATGCTTTCTTAATATCTTCAACTCTTCTCTGTAAGGTTTCAACCTGATCTTTCAAATCAGCATTATTTTTGGCATTATCATAAGCTTCTTCAAGCTCATCAAATGACATATTATATCTTTGTCTCGATAATCTATTTCTTAACTCAGAATAAGCTCTTAACAACTCATTTTGTACTCTAATATAAGTTCCATATTCGGTTCCTCTATCACTTTGTACAGAAATAATAGCTTTGTTAGGATGATCTGATGAGGTATCAAGCCCTTCACCTTGACAATAATCACATCTTTGCCCAGGAGTTCCATCTTCACCTGGTGCACCAATACCTCCTCCATTATCAATAAAGTTAAGAGCAGCATCTTTAAGATCTTTTATATTCATAGCTTCATTCTCTACAAGTAGATCATTGTTTCTATTGATACTTACCTCAAAAATATTTTTCTGTTTAACGATAGGAGGAACATAATCTGGTGGCGGTTTTTCTGATAACTTTTTAGAGACCCCTGAATCTACATTCATGGTAGTTGTTACTAAAAAGAAAATTAATAACAGAAAAGCAATGTCTGCCATAGAACCTGCGTTAATTTCTGGATTTTCTCTTCTTGCCATATTTTTATGATTTAACTAATCCTTTTAATAAATCTACGATAAAGAATATACCTGCTATACCTCCTAAAATAAGACTATACCAAATACCTGCTCCGACCCAACGATTTATTGAAGAACCTTCTTCTCCACCTCTTTCTATACCTCCAGCAGTGTTATAAACTACATTGCTATCAGACAAGAAATAAGCGATTACAAGAAGTATAGCTAATACTGCT
It includes:
- a CDS encoding porin family protein, with the translated sequence MKNIIYIGLFIISITKLSAQKDSLQLGDSYADDQIYFSVSYAQFNNQPTTISRSNFSYAVSAGFMKDIILNKRGNISFAAGVGYGFDFFNHELKVEELNTGTSFDTGADLASNIFTSHNLELPIELRWRTSTAKKYDFWRIYGGVKFLYNLSNTFRFEENGTNFSYNNVSAFNNFQYGLTLSIGYDVFNINLFYSLTPVFENATINSEDINTSILKFGFIFYIL
- a CDS encoding ExbD/TolR family protein, translating into MSKFRKKKKGMPAVNTASLPDIVFMLLFFFMVTTTMRETDLRIENPVLPSATEIKKLEDKSLVSTIYVGKSTDTNRDGAGYNKIQLNDKISTADQVPAFILGKRDKIAEKLVPFMTTSIKADRRSNVGTIIDIRLKLRDVNALKINYSSTPDAKN
- a CDS encoding ExbD/TolR family protein, which translates into the protein MARRENPEINAGSMADIAFLLLIFFLVTTTMNVDSGVSKKLSEKPPPDYVPPIVKQKNIFEVSINRNNDLLVENEAMNIKDLKDAALNFIDNGGGIGAPGEDGTPGQRCDYCQGEGLDTSSDHPNKAIISVQSDRGTEYGTYIRVQNELLRAYSELRNRLSRQRYNMSFDELEEAYDNAKNNADLKDQVETLQRRVEDIKKAYPQIISDMEPTS